In the Azospirillum sp. TSA2s genome, ACTCGACCTTTAGGTCCGCGTGACACGGTACCCACAGCCGGCTACCGGTCTTTTCCTGGGTAACCTGGATCGCGGAGTCGTCATAATCATCCCACCGCATCCTGATGAGGTCCGATGACCTCCGGCCGGTGTGGAGCGCCAGAACCATGGCCCGGCGCATAGGCTCCTTGACGTGGGCGAAGGCGAAACCGCCCGCCCGATCCAACTGCCGGATCGCTTTTTCAATTGCGGTTTGTCTGTATCGACGAAAATCGACGAAAGACTGGCGGGACTCCGGCCATGGGCTGCTCGGCGTAAACAAAAGATTGGTGTGCTTGCATTGCGAGCTGTTCTCATAAGCGGAAAATTAACGGAGGCCGGGGTAGAATAATTGCAATGTCGGGAATTTGGTAACCGCTGCGATGATCTCCGCCCGCCCTCCAGGAAACTTCGATAACACCACGGGCGATGCCCGTCGCCTTAACGTGGCTGGCCTACTTTTTGTCGCCATGGTTGTGATGACCATTGCGTTCGTGCTGTTTATGGCGCTGGAGACGGCCCGTCGGATCGATATGGCCACGGCGGAGCGGACGAAGGGCGAGATCGCCGACGCGGTCGCGGACCTCGGCGCCGCGATGGGAAAGAAGGCCGAGGAATACAGCCTGTGGAACGACGCCGTCGACCATCTGGTCGTCGGTTACGACCCCGTCTGGGCCAACGCCAATGTCGGCCCCTATGCGGAGCGGCTGTGGGGGCTCGACCGCTCCTATGCCTGGAATGGCCGTGACGGGCTGATCTATGCGTCGAAGGACGGTGCCCTGCGCGATGACATGGACGCGGCGACCAGCGAGGCCGCCGATCTGCGGCCGGTTCTGGTGGCGGCGCGCAACACCGGAAAGCCGGTCAGCGGCATCGTCCATATCGGGCAGATCCCCTTCGTCTTCGGCGCGCGGGTGATCGAGTACGAATACGGGCACGATCCCCTGCCGGCGAATCCCGAACTGCCGGTCCAGGTCTTCCTGACCAGGCTCGACTCGGAGCTGGCGAAACTCGCAAGCTCGCGCCGGATCGCCGATCTGCGCTTCGCCGCGGCCGACGGACCTGCTCTGATGGATGTCGTCAGCCTGCCGCTGGAGAGCATCGCCGGACAGCGGTTCGGCGTGCTGACCTGGACGCCGGAGCAGCCCGGCCATACCCTTGTCCGCGAGACGGCGCCCTATGCCGGCGGCTTCGCCCTGGCGCTGCTGGCCCTGCTGTTCCTGTTTCAGCGCGTGCTGCAACGGTTGAAGCGGCAGGAGCCGCTGCGCCTCAGCGAGGCCCGGCTGGCCCAGGCGCAGCGGGTCGCAAAGCTGGCCTACACCGTCCATCTGCCCAACGACCTGCTGGAGGTCTCGGCCAATTTCCGCGAACTGGTCGGCGTGGACCCGAATGGCCTGAACCCGACCGGCTCGGGCGGCGGGGCCGAACGGCTCACCGTCGGGCAGCTTCTCGACCGGGTGGTGCCGGAACAGCGGCCGGACGTGCAGGACGCCTATCGCCGGGCCTGGGCCGAGAACGCGCGGTTCGACATCGAATACCGCGTCGCCCGGCCCGGCGGCGACCATCTGGACCTTCAGGAGGTCGGGGAGCCCTTCCACGATGCCAACGGCCTCGTGCTGGGGCTGATCACCGCCATCCAGGACGTCACCGCGCGACGCCGGGCGGAGGAGACGATCCGGCATCAGGCCAATTACGACGCGCTGACCGGGCTTCCCAACCGGCCGCTGTTCTATGACAGGCTGCGTCAGGCGCTGCGGCGGGCGGCGCGCGACCGGACCTGCATGGCGCTGCTGTTCATCGACCTGAACCGCTTCAAATGGGTCAACGACACGCTGGGCCACCAGACCGGCGACGTGCTTCTGCGCGAGGCGGCGCACCGGATGGCGGCTTGCGTCCGCGGGTCGGAGACGATCGCCCGGATCGGCGGCGACGAGTTCACCGTCATCCTGTCGCAGGTCGGCGACCGGGCGGAGGCGGAAACGGTGGCCCGCCGCTTGCTCGAAAGCCTGGGCGAACCCTTCCACATCGCCGGCCAGACCCTGCACATCTCGGCCAGCATCGGCGTCACCTTCGCGCCGGAACAGGGGACCGACCCCGAACTGCTGGTGAAGAACGCCGATGTCGCCATGTATCAGGCCAAGCGGCAGGGGACGGCCAACTGGACCTTCTACGATCCGGCGATGGACGCCGACGCGCTCGACCATTTGCAGATGGAGAACCTGCTGCACGACGCGGTGGCCAGGGGCCAGCTGGCGCTGTTCCTCCAGCCGGTGGTGGAGGTCGGCAGCGGCCTGCTGGCCGGCGCGCAGGCGGAGGTGCGCTGGAACCACCCCGACCGCGGCCTGCTGCTCCCCACCGACTTCCTGCATCTGGCCGAGGCGAACGGGCTGATCCTGCAGATCGGCGCATGGCTTCTCGATGCCGGCTGCCGGCAACTGGCGGGCTGGCGCGACCGTGGCGCCGCCGGGCTGCGGCTGACCGTGCCGGTATCCACCCTGCAGCTCAAGCATTCCGGCTTCGGCGATCAGGTCACCGGTTGCCTCGCCCGTCATGGCGCGTTGCCGGACCGGCTGATCCTGGAACTGCCGGAGGCCGCCATGCTGGCGCCGTCGGCGGAGATGACGCGGACCATGCAGTCGCTCAGGACGCTGGGCGTCACCTTCTCCGTCGGCGGCTTCGGCACCGGCTATGCGTCGCTCGGCCATCTGAGGCGGCTTCCGGTGGAATTCCTGAAGATCGACCAGGGCATCCTGCAGGACATGATCCGCAATCCCGCCAACCAGGAGACGGTGCGCGCCATCGTGGCACTGGCCCGCAGCATGAACCTGACGGTGATCGCCGAAGGGGTCGAGACGGGAGAGCAGCAGCTCCTGGCCGAAGAGGTCCGCTGCGGCTTCGCGCAGGGGGCGTTCCTCGGCCGGCCCATTCCGGCAGAAGCGTTCGATCCTGCGTTCAAGCCGGCGTTCAAGCCGGCGTTCGGCCTGGTGGCGGCTTCCGCGGGCGGGAGAGGCGAGTCGCTGTGTCCTGTCGGCGACGGGGAGAGCTGACAAGCTGCGATCGGCCTGCTTTTCGCGCAATAGGCATCACTCCGTCGGGCGTCTTCGGCTTATCGGGGGGGAGGCGGTGCCCGAAAACCGGTTCCGGTCCGCCAACGTCCCGGACAATGCGCCGCATTTGCGGCAAACCCTCTGCATCGCACTAGGATGTCCGCACTAAGCATATTAGGATATTCACACGAAGATGGATGCCTGAAGGTCGGTAACCCGGCGGTTCGTAGGGGAGCGGCAGGTGGAGGAACCCAGCGCCACGACGACGATCGCAACGGCACTCGCGGGCGGTGTCGGGCTGCTGGCGCTGGTGACGCTCGTTTACGGGACGATCCTGTATCGGATGGAGGAACGGCCCCGGGTCCGGCAGCTTTGCCTGGGGCTGCTGTTCGGCATCGGCGGGGTGGCCGCCATGCTGCAATCGGTTCCCATCTCCCCCGGCGTTTTTCTGGACGTGAAGGCGGTGCCGGTCGCGCTGGCCGCTCCCTTCGGTGGACCGCTGGCCGCCGTGCTCGCCGCCGGGATCGTGTCGGCGGTCCGCATCGCGATCGGCGGCGCCGGGACGCTTCCGGGGGTGATCGGGATCCTGGTGGCCGGTTCCGTCGGTCTGCTGCTCCGGCGGCTGGTGCCGGATGCGGAGTGGCGAAACACCAGACCGCTGCTCATCCTCGGCCCGGTTGCGTCCTTCCACCCCCTCAGCATCTTCGTGCTGCCGTGGGAGGTCGCGCTGCCGGTCTTCATCGAAGGTGGGATTCCCGTCGCCCTGTCCACGATGGCAGGCATCCTGCTGCTTGGCACAATGCTGGCGCGTGAACGCCGCCGCGTCGACACCGAGCATGTGCTGCGCAACGCGGCACTGAGCGATCCGCTGACCGGACTGGCCAACCGCCGGGCCTTCTTCGCTTTCATCGACCGGGCCGTGGCCAGCGCGCTGCGCCACGACACGCCGGTGTCGCTCCTGATGCTCGACATCGACCATTTCAAGGACGTCAACGACAGCCGCGGGCACGATGCCGGCGACGCCGTGCTGGTGGCGCTCAGCCGTCTGCTCCAGTGCAGCGTGCGGCAGAGCGATCTCGTCGCCCGTTTCGGCGGCGAGGAGTTCGCCATCCTGCTGCCCAATGCGCCGGGCGATGGGGCCTTCCAACTCGCCGAACGCCTGCGCTGCGCCGTCCGCGACATGAGCATTCCGCAGGACGGCACGATCCTGCATGTGACCGTCAGCATCGGCCTGTCGACCCTGACCCCCGACATCGGCCGGGCCGACGCGATGATCAAGGCGGCCGACATGGCGCTCTACCGCGCCAAGCAGGGCGGCCGGGACCGGGTCTGCCGCCATCGCGAAAGCGGCGTGAAGGAGCCGGCGCCGGCCGCGGATTGAAGCATCCGCCGCACTTTCTTTCGGACGATGGCGGGATGTCCCCGGCCGAACCGGGGTAGCGGCACGGAGCGATGGATCACTGGCTGCGTGCACATGCGGAATACACATATGAGAGCCGTATAATATAGACACCCTGCCGATGCCATCCGCGTCGGCACCATTGGGAGGGTGCGGTCATGGCGTGGGATCAGGCGCAGAATCACGGCGTGTCCGGTCGGCGGATCACGGGCGGCCCGCATCGCGATCTTCTGTTCGGCGGCAGCGGCGACGACACCATCACCGGCAATCGCGGCAACGACTACATGGAAGGCGACGGCGGCAGTGACCGCTTCGTCCTCAAGCCCGGTGACGGGTGGGACTGCATCGGCGATTTCCAGGGCGGTGCGGGCGGCGACCTGCTGGACCTGCAGGGCTGGGGCGGCATCGGCAGCCTTGAGGATGTGCTGGCCCATTCCCATCAGGATCGCGACGGGCTGGTCCTCGATTTCGGGCCACGCGACGGGGTCAAGCTGATGGGGCTGTCGCGGAACGACCTGAGCGCCGACAATCTGCTGCTCAAGACCAGCCATGTCAGGGCCGATGCCGTCTTCGCGGCAGTGGACACCGGTCATGGCGATGAGCTGTGGGGAACCGACGGCCGCCGGACTTTCCTTCTGCGGGACATCGCCCCGGGGGCGGCCTCGTCGGACCCGCGGGACTTGGTCCGGTTGGGTAAGCGTGTGTATTTCAGCGCGGATGACGGGGTGCATGGCCGCGAAGTGTGGACGACCGACGGAACGCCGGGCGGAACCCGCATGGTGGCCGACATCAATCCGGGGGCGACGGGCTCGTCGCCGACGGCGCTGACCGTCGCGGACGGCAAGCTGTTCTTCCGGGCCGACGACGGCCAGCATGGGTCGGAATTGTGGGTCAGCGACGGCACCGCCGCCGGGACGCACATGGTCAAGGATATCGGCGCCAACTCGGCCGGTTCCTCTCCGGGCAATCTGACGGCGGTGGGGGACGAGCTGTTCTTCTCCGCCACCGACAGCGATCACGGCATCGCGCTGTGGCGCTCCGATGGAACGGCGGCTGGAACGGTGCTGGTGAAGGACTTCTATCCCGGAGCGGTCGATCCGCCGATCCCGGTCCCGTTGCCGATTTTTCCCAACCATTTCACGGCGGTCGACGACCGGCTGTTCCTGACGGCGTGGGATGGCACCGGCTCCTACAGTCAGTTGTGGGTGACCGACGGGACGGAGGAGGGCACGGTCAAGCTGCGCGAAGGTCTCGGTGAGAATGTGAGGATCGGGCGCATGCAGTATCTGGTCGCCGCGGGGGATACGCTGTTCTTCAACAGTGGCAATGATCTGTGGAAGAGCGACGGTACGCCGACGGGCACGGTCCTGGTCAAGCCGTTCCCAACATCAGGCCTTTCCGGCCCCAACCAGTTCCTTGCCGTCGGCGACGAGGTCGTCTTCAACGCCCGCACCGAGCAGAGCGGCTACGAACTCTGGATCTCGGACGGGACGGAGCAGGGAACGCACATGGTCAAGGACATCGCGCCCGGCAGCGCCAGCGCCGCCATCGGAAACCTGACCGTCGCCGATCACAGGCTTTTCTTCACCGCGGATGACGGCGTGCATGGCAACGCCCTGTGGAGAACCAACGGCACCGAGGCCGGCACGCGGATGGTCACCGACAAGGCCCACCGCACCAGCTGGACGCAGCCCACCAGCGTGGATGCGGTCGGCGACCAGCTGTATTTCAGCGCGACGGACTCCACCCAGGCCGGAGCCCTGTTCCGCATGGATGTGGACAGCGGCGTGGTGAGGGAACTCGCCGGTTCGCAGACCTTCACCCTGCCCAGCGGCGGCTTGCAGATCGTCGGTGTCTGACCCGTTTCCGGCGGGTGCCCATCACAGCAGGGGGCGTCACAGCAGGGGAATGTCGCTGCCGCCGTTCATGATGTCGACGGTGCCGGAGATCAGGTTCTCGGCATAGAGCGCCTCCAGGTCGATGCCGCCGGTGGGGCGCACCGGGCGGATGGCTCGAATCCAGCCGGCGATGGCCTGTTCCTGGCGGCGGCGGATCGCTTCGGCCTCTTCCACCGTCACCGCCTGGAAGGACAGGCTGTCGCCGGGGCGCAGGCGGCCGGCGCGGGGCAGGTCGGCGGAGATCACCGTGGCGATCTTGGCATAGCCGCCGGCCGTCTGGTGGTCGTTCAGCAGCAGGATCGGCTGCCCGTTGCCCGGCACCTGAATGGAGCCGGTGACCAGCCCGTCGGACGGAATGTCGGCGCTTCCCCGATGCGCCAGCGCCGGCCCCTCCAGCCGCAGTCCCATGCGGTCGGCCTGTTTGCCGACGCGGTAGGTCGCCGACAGGAAGGTCTCCACCGCGGCTTCGGTGAAGCGATCCTCCTGCGGCCCCAAAACGACCCGCAGCGGGCCGGCGCCATAATCGGGCGGCTGCGGCAACTCGACATCGGAACCGTCAGGGGCGCTGTCGCAGACCAGTGGCAACCGCTCGCCCTCGGCCAGCGGCCGTCCGCCGAGCGGGCCGATGCCGGCACGCACGTAAGTGGACAGGCTGCCCATCACCGGCGCCAGCGCGAAACCGCCGGCCACCGCCACATAGGCGACGGAAGTGCCATCCACCGCGCCCAGCCGCAGAACGTCGTCCTGCCGCAGGGTGTGGCTGCGGTGCGGGGCGAGCGGCTGCGGGGCATCTCCCTCGCGCTCCAGCGTCAAGGCCAGAGGTCCGACGGCGGCGATGCGGACGCTGGGCGCATCGACCCGCAGGGCGGGGCCGAGCAGGGCAATCTCCAGCCCGGCGCTTCCCTGGGGATTCCCGACCAGCGCATTGGCCAGCCGCAGCGCCACCGGGTCGAGCGCCCCGGCCACCGGCATGCCCAACTCCTGGAAGCCGAAGCGGCCCAAATCCTGGATCGTCGCGAACAGGCCCTGCCGAACCACCGTGAGACAGGCGGCCATCATGCGGCCCTCAGGCTGGCCGGGTCGAAGCGGCCGGCGCTTGCCGCCTCGGCGATGGCGTCGAAGGTGGCGCGGTCCACCGCGTCGAAGCGCACCCGGTCGCCGGCCGCCAGCAGCACCGGGTCGGGCCGTGTGCCGTCATAGAGCGGCACCGGGCAGCGGCCGATCAGGTGCCAGCCGCCGGGGCTCTCCCAGGGGTAGACGGTGGTCAGCCGGCCGGCGATGGCGACGGAGCCGGCCGGCACCCGCACCCGCGGCTCGGTCCGGCGCGGCCGGTCCAGTTCGGCCGGCAGATCGCCCATGTAGCCGAAGCCCGGCATGAAGCCCAGCATGTAGACGAAATACTCGACCGATCCGTGCAGCGCCGCCACCCGCTCCGCCGTCAGGCCCAGCGTGTCGCACAGCTCCGCCAGATCGGGGCCGAGGTCGGGGTCGTAGCAGACCGGCAGGCGCCACAGCCGTCCCTCCGCCGGGGCGGCGTCGCTGCCGGCCAGCGCCGCCTCGACCGCCGCCTGCATCTCGCGGCGGCTGGTCGTGACGGGATCATAGACCACCAGCAGCGAGCGGAAGGTCGGCACCGTTTCCACCAGTCCCGGCGGCGGGGCGGCCTTCAGCCGGGCGTGCAGGGCCATGACGCGGGCGTTGGTCGCCCGGTCGATGGTCTCGCCGAACTCGACGTTGAAGGCGGTGTCGCCGGCGCTGGTGAAGCGGACCTCCACGCTGTCGCTCCTCACCCGATCATTTTCGACGGCAGCCAGGTGACCAGCCCGGGGAACACCCACAGGAGGACCACCATCACCACCATCAGCAGGAAGAAGGGCATGCTGGCCTTGCCGATGGTGAAGATGTCCTTGCCGGTCATCGCCTGCAGCACGAACAGGTTGAAGCCCACCGGCGGGGTGATCTGCGCCATCTCCACCACGATGATGATGTAGATGCCGAACCACAGAAGGTCGATCCCCGCCTGCTGCACCATCGGCAGGATCACCGAAGTGGTCAGCACCACCATCGAGATACCGTCGAGGAAGCAGCCCATCACGACGAAGAAGGCGGTCAGCGCCACCAGCAGCGCCGCCGGCGACAGCTGCATCGTGGTGATCCACTCCGCCAGCAGGCGCGGGATGCCGGTATAGCCCATCGCCACCGTCAGGAAGGCCGCGCCGGCCAGGATGAAGCCGATCATGCAGGAGGTGTGGGCGGCGCCGAACAGGCTGTCGCGGAAGGTCGTCCAGTTCAGCGTTCCGGTCACCAGCGCCAGCACCAGCGAGCCCAGCACGCCGATGCCAGCCGCCTCCGTCGGGGTGGCGATGCCGACATAGATGGAGCCCAGCACCGCCGCGATCAGCAGCATGACCGGGATCAGCGCGCCGGTGTCGCGGATCTTTTCGGCGAAGCTCTGCGAGGCCTCCGGTGGCGGCACCCGGCCGGGGTTCAGCAGCGACCAGCCGCCGACATACAGCATGAACAGCCCGGTCAGCACGATGCCGGGAATGACGCCGGCGATGAACAGCCGGGCGATCGACACGTCGGCGGCCACGCCATAGACGATCATGATGATCGACGGCGGGATCAGCAGCCCCAACGTGCCGGCCCCCGCTAGCGATCCCAAGGTCATCATCGGGTCGTAGCCGCGCCGGTTCAGCTCCGGAATGGTCATGCGGCCGATGGTGGCGGCGGTGGCGGCGGACGAGCCGGACACCGCGGCGAAGATCGAGCAGCCGATGATGTTCACATGCATCAGCCGGCCAGGCAGCCAGCCGGTCCAGGGCGCCAGACCCTTGAACATGTCGGACGAGATGCGGGTGCGGAACAGGATCTCGCCCATCCAGATGAACAAGGGCAGGGCGGTAAGCGTCCAGGAGGTGCTGGCGCCCCACACGTTGGTCGCCATCACCATGCCGACCGGCCTTGCGGTGAACAGCGCCATGGCGACGAAGCCGACGCCGGCCAGCGCCAGCGCCACCCAGACGCCGGCCCCCAGCATCAGGAACATCGTCACCACGACGACGATGGATGCGGTCGTCTCGTCCATCGCTCAGCCCTCTCTCTGCATGCCGGCATGCTGGTAGGAGGCGTCGCGCCCCTGCAGCACGGCCAGCAGGTCGTCGATCAGGGCGATGACCAGCACCACCAGACCCGCCGCCATCAGCGCCTGCGGGATCCACAGCGGGATCGGCAGCACGCCCTGGCTGAGGTCGCCGAAATCGTAGGAATCATAGGTCATGCGCACCCAGTACCAGGCGAAATAGGCGCTGAGCGCGGTGGCGAAGCCCAGGCACAGCAGCTCCATGACGCGGCGGGCGGTGCCGTTCAGCCGCTCCACCAGCACGCCGACGCGGATATGGGCGCCGCGGCGCAGCGCCGGCCCCAGCATGAGGAAGAAGGACGCGGCCATGCAGTAGCCCGCCAGCTCGTCGGCGCCCGGCACCATGCGGTCGAACAGGCGGCTCGCCACCTGGGTCACGATCAGGACGGCGATGGCGGCGAGCGAAACCGCGCCCAGGATCTCGGCGATTCGGTAAAGGATGGACAGTGCGGTGCGCATGGCGCAACCACCTCCTGCGGTCGGTCGTGACGAAGGGGCGTCAGGAATGGAGAGGCCCGGCCGGCCGCCCACGCTGCTGGCGGCCGGCCGAACTCAACACCTTACTTGCGATAGGCCGCGATGATGGCCTCGCCGTCGGCGCCGGCCGACTTGATCCATTCCTCGGTCATCGTCTTGCCGATGGCGGACAGGCCTTCCTTCAGCTTGTCCGACGGCGGCAGAACCTTCATGCCGTTGTCCGACATGGTCTTGTTCAGCTCGGCCGTCTTCTTCTCCCACTCGGCCCAGCCCTTGGCCTCGGCCTTCGCCGCGGCGTCTTGAATCGCCTTCTGGGTGTTGGCGTCCAGACCCTTCCAGACTTCGGAATTGACGAACACCATGTTGCGCGGCAGCCAGGCCTGGACGTCGTAATAGACCTTCACGAAGTCCCAGGCCTTGGTGTCGACGCCGGTGGCGGCCGAGGTGATCATCGCGGTGACGATGCCGGTGCCGAAGGCCTGCGCGACCTCCGCCGCCTCGATCTTCACCGGAATGGCGCCGGACAGCTCGGCGATGCGGGTGGTGGCCGGGTTGTAGGCGCGGAACTTCTGGCCCTTCAGCCCTTCGACCGACTGGATCTCGTCCTTCACATACAGGCCCTGCGGCGGCCACGGGATCGAGTAGAGCAGCTTCAGGCGCTGGCGCTCCAGCTTCTTCTCCAGAAAGGGCTTGGAGACGTCGTACAGCTTGTGCGCGGCCTTGAAGTCGGTGGCGAGGAAGGGCACGGAATCGAGACCGTAGAGCGGATCCTCGTTCGCCCAGGAGCTGATCAGCACCTCGCCCAGCTGGGCCTGACCGGACTGGACAGCGCGCTTGATCTCCGGATGGCGGATCAGCGAGCCGTTGGTGTGGACGGTGATGCTGATCTTGCCGTTGGTGGCCGCCTTCACGTCGTCGGCGAACTGCTTCACCACGACGGTGTGCAGGTTCGTGTCCGGATAGGGGGTCGGCATGTCCCAGGTCTCGGCCGCGGCGGCCAGCGGCCCGGCGGCGACGACGCCGAGGCCGAGCAGGCTGGCGACCACCGGACCGGCGATCCGGCGGGTGAGACGGGATTGCAGCGTGTCAGCGGTCATGATGTTCGGAAGCTCCCTGTTGTTGGCCGATGCGGCACCCGCCGGCCTTATGGCCGGTCGGACGGGAGCGGAAGCCGCATCACCGGCCCGGCCGCCCCCCTGATCCCGCCCTGCTTCGGACTCCAAAGGTTCACCGTTCCGGACCTTCCGTCAAACCTCCTGTGAGGAATGCGGGAAAAAAAGTCAGCGCTGCCCGCCGCTTATTGGCTGCAACGCATCCGCCGGTCAGTAGATCAGCTCGTTCTCGCCGCTGCCTTCGGCCAGGACCAGCTCGCCGCGGGCGGCAAGGTCCTTCGCCAGCTGGACCATGTACATCTGCGCCTCGTCCACGTCGCGGACACGCACCGGACCCATGGCCGCCATATCCTCGCGCAGGATCTTGGCGGCACGCTCGGACATGTTGGAGAAGAACAGATCCTTCAGCGACTCCGACGCGCCCTTCAGCGCGGTGCCGAGCTTCTGCTTGTCGACCGTGCGCAGCATCGTCTGGACGCCGGTGGGATCGAGCTTCGACAGATCCTCGAAGGTGAACATCAGCGACTTGATGCGCTCGGCGCTGTCGCGGTTGCGTTCCTCCAGGGCGGCCATGAAGCGGTGCTCGGTGGTGCGGTCCAGACCGTTGAAGATCTCCGCCAGCATCTCGTGGCTGTCGCGCCGGCTGGTGCGGGCGAGGTTGGTCATGAACTCCGTGCGCAGCGTGCGCTCGACGTCGTCCAGAACCTCCTTCTGCACCGCCTCCATGCGCAGCATGCGCATGATGACTTCCATGGCGAAGCTTTCCGGCAGCTGGGCCAGGACGCGGCCGGCATGGTCGGAGCGGATTTTGGACAGCACGACGGCGACGGTCTGCGGATACTCGTTCTTCAGATAGTTGGACAGCACCGACTCGTTCACGTTGGTCAGCTTGTCCCACATGGTGCGGCCGGCCGGACCACGGATGTCTTCCATGATCTGGTCGACCTTGTCCTTCGGCAGGGTCTTCAGCAGCAGCCGCTCGGTCGAATCGAAGGAACCGACCACGGTGCCGCTCGACGACATCTGCTCGGCGAACTCGACGAACAGGCGCTCGATCAGGTTGGCCGACACCGTGCCCAGGTTCGCCATCACCTGGGACAGTTCCTTGATCTCCTCGTCGTCCATCAGCGAGAACAGCTTGGACGAATGCTCCTCGCCCAATGCCAGCATCATGATGGCGGCCTTCTCCGGGCCGGTGAGGGTCCGGTAGTCCTCACGAACCTTCTGAGCCATTGCTACCCTTCATGATGCGCGATTCCGACAATGCGCGATGATTGCGGCAAACATCGTTAACAAACGATAAGGAAGGCGCTGGGGACGTTGCGAAAGGGCGGGGCCGGAACCGAATCCGGACGGGGGCGGTTGGAGGGTGCAGCCCCAACCTCCCGCGCGAAAGGTGGCCTCCATGCCCGCCCGTGCCGCCCTTCTGCTGCCCTGCCTCGGGGCCGTCCTGTCGGCGATCCTGCCGGCCTCCGCCCTGGCGGAACGGGCGGTGACGGTTCAGGGGTCCGACTGCCAGGTCTGGGACCAGTATCCCGACCGGCGCAAGACCATCCGCTGGTCCGGGGCCTGCCCGAACGGCTGGGCGAGCGGTCCCGGCGTGCTGAGCTGGTCCTACGACGGCCGCTATGACGGGCAGGTGGAGGGCACGCTGGTCGACGGGCGGCTGGAAGGGCAGGCGCGCGTCACTTGGCGCGATGGACGCCGCCTCGACGGGAATTTCCGCGACGGTCTGGTCTCGGGGCAGGCGACCCATGTCTGGCCCGACGGGCGCGTCTATGAGGGGGAGTGGAAGGACGACCGCCGCACCGGATTCGGCACGCTCACCTTCCCCAGCGGGAACAAATATGTCGGCCGGTTCCACCGCAACCGTCCGACCGGGCCGGGCGAGTTCGTGACGGCCGATGGAGGGCGCTACCGGGCACGGATCGATGCCGGCGGCAAGGTCAGTGCCGGCGCCCCGCTGGACCGCCCGCCGCAATCGGCGGAGGCCTCGTCGGCCGCGGAGCCCGACGCCGTTTCGGCTCCGGTCCGAGCGGGCCGGCCGCAGAAGCTGGAGGAGTGGCTGAACCAGTCGGATCATCTCCTTCGCGACAGCTCCCGCTAGGGGGCAATCCCCCTCTCCCGGGGGGA is a window encoding:
- a CDS encoding ELWxxDGT repeat protein; amino-acid sequence: MAWDQAQNHGVSGRRITGGPHRDLLFGGSGDDTITGNRGNDYMEGDGGSDRFVLKPGDGWDCIGDFQGGAGGDLLDLQGWGGIGSLEDVLAHSHQDRDGLVLDFGPRDGVKLMGLSRNDLSADNLLLKTSHVRADAVFAAVDTGHGDELWGTDGRRTFLLRDIAPGAASSDPRDLVRLGKRVYFSADDGVHGREVWTTDGTPGGTRMVADINPGATGSSPTALTVADGKLFFRADDGQHGSELWVSDGTAAGTHMVKDIGANSAGSSPGNLTAVGDELFFSATDSDHGIALWRSDGTAAGTVLVKDFYPGAVDPPIPVPLPIFPNHFTAVDDRLFLTAWDGTGSYSQLWVTDGTEEGTVKLREGLGENVRIGRMQYLVAAGDTLFFNSGNDLWKSDGTPTGTVLVKPFPTSGLSGPNQFLAVGDEVVFNARTEQSGYELWISDGTEQGTHMVKDIAPGSASAAIGNLTVADHRLFFTADDGVHGNALWRTNGTEAGTRMVTDKAHRTSWTQPTSVDAVGDQLYFSATDSTQAGALFRMDVDSGVVRELAGSQTFTLPSGGLQIVGV
- the pxpB gene encoding 5-oxoprolinase subunit PxpB, encoding MRSDSVEVRFTSAGDTAFNVEFGETIDRATNARVMALHARLKAAPPPGLVETVPTFRSLLVVYDPVTTSRREMQAAVEAALAGSDAAPAEGRLWRLPVCYDPDLGPDLAELCDTLGLTAERVAALHGSVEYFVYMLGFMPGFGYMGDLPAELDRPRRTEPRVRVPAGSVAIAGRLTTVYPWESPGGWHLIGRCPVPLYDGTRPDPVLLAAGDRVRFDAVDRATFDAIAEAASAGRFDPASLRAA
- a CDS encoding diguanylate cyclase, producing the protein MEEPSATTTIATALAGGVGLLALVTLVYGTILYRMEERPRVRQLCLGLLFGIGGVAAMLQSVPISPGVFLDVKAVPVALAAPFGGPLAAVLAAGIVSAVRIAIGGAGTLPGVIGILVAGSVGLLLRRLVPDAEWRNTRPLLILGPVASFHPLSIFVLPWEVALPVFIEGGIPVALSTMAGILLLGTMLARERRRVDTEHVLRNAALSDPLTGLANRRAFFAFIDRAVASALRHDTPVSLLMLDIDHFKDVNDSRGHDAGDAVLVALSRLLQCSVRQSDLVARFGGEEFAILLPNAPGDGAFQLAERLRCAVRDMSIPQDGTILHVTVSIGLSTLTPDIGRADAMIKAADMALYRAKQGGRDRVCRHRESGVKEPAPAAD
- a CDS encoding EAL domain-containing protein; the encoded protein is MTIAFVLFMALETARRIDMATAERTKGEIADAVADLGAAMGKKAEEYSLWNDAVDHLVVGYDPVWANANVGPYAERLWGLDRSYAWNGRDGLIYASKDGALRDDMDAATSEAADLRPVLVAARNTGKPVSGIVHIGQIPFVFGARVIEYEYGHDPLPANPELPVQVFLTRLDSELAKLASSRRIADLRFAAADGPALMDVVSLPLESIAGQRFGVLTWTPEQPGHTLVRETAPYAGGFALALLALLFLFQRVLQRLKRQEPLRLSEARLAQAQRVAKLAYTVHLPNDLLEVSANFRELVGVDPNGLNPTGSGGGAERLTVGQLLDRVVPEQRPDVQDAYRRAWAENARFDIEYRVARPGGDHLDLQEVGEPFHDANGLVLGLITAIQDVTARRRAEETIRHQANYDALTGLPNRPLFYDRLRQALRRAARDRTCMALLFIDLNRFKWVNDTLGHQTGDVLLREAAHRMAACVRGSETIARIGGDEFTVILSQVGDRAEAETVARRLLESLGEPFHIAGQTLHISASIGVTFAPEQGTDPELLVKNADVAMYQAKRQGTANWTFYDPAMDADALDHLQMENLLHDAVARGQLALFLQPVVEVGSGLLAGAQAEVRWNHPDRGLLLPTDFLHLAEANGLILQIGAWLLDAGCRQLAGWRDRGAAGLRLTVPVSTLQLKHSGFGDQVTGCLARHGALPDRLILELPEAAMLAPSAEMTRTMQSLRTLGVTFSVGGFGTGYASLGHLRRLPVEFLKIDQGILQDMIRNPANQETVRAIVALARSMNLTVIAEGVETGEQQLLAEEVRCGFAQGAFLGRPIPAEAFDPAFKPAFKPAFGLVAASAGGRGESLCPVGDGES
- a CDS encoding biotin-dependent carboxyltransferase family protein, with translation MMAACLTVVRQGLFATIQDLGRFGFQELGMPVAGALDPVALRLANALVGNPQGSAGLEIALLGPALRVDAPSVRIAAVGPLALTLEREGDAPQPLAPHRSHTLRQDDVLRLGAVDGTSVAYVAVAGGFALAPVMGSLSTYVRAGIGPLGGRPLAEGERLPLVCDSAPDGSDVELPQPPDYGAGPLRVVLGPQEDRFTEAAVETFLSATYRVGKQADRMGLRLEGPALAHRGSADIPSDGLVTGSIQVPGNGQPILLLNDHQTAGGYAKIATVISADLPRAGRLRPGDSLSFQAVTVEEAEAIRRRQEQAIAGWIRAIRPVRPTGGIDLEALYAENLISGTVDIMNGGSDIPLL